A window of the Candidatus Bathyarchaeia archaeon genome harbors these coding sequences:
- a CDS encoding 4Fe-4S dicluster domain-containing protein — protein sequence MPVRTWRKPLDADKVKPPEGEVHLIKDRCKGCGLCIEYCPRKVLEESSEINARGIHPPKVNPNNPCVLCGFCSAICPDFAIFTTEKNAKEKVSQEIEK from the coding sequence GTGCCGGTGAGAACGTGGCGGAAGCCGTTAGATGCCGACAAGGTCAAGCCTCCAGAAGGCGAGGTTCACCTGATAAAGGACAGATGTAAAGGCTGCGGACTCTGCATCGAATACTGCCCTAGAAAGGTGCTGGAGGAATCATCTGAGATTAACGCTAGGGGCATTCATCCGCCGAAGGTCAACCCAAACAATCCATGTGTGCTCTGTGGCTTCTGCTCAGCCATTTGCCCCGATTTCGCCATATTCACTACCGAGAAAAACGCTAAGGAAAAAGTGAGTCAGGAGATCGAAAAATGA
- a CDS encoding sugar phosphate nucleotidyltransferase, translated as MKAIVLAAGLGKRLATITADKPKVLVKIGDKTLIEHNLAKLRSLGIKQIAVVIGYKGEMVKEIIGDTVDYYEQEERLGTAHAFYQAKNFVDEPFFLGINGDMFFTDPLTKFIKLKPPGIAVYRVQDSSRYGKFEIKNGKVVSIREKAAETKPGFINAGVYLFPKELFTYTEKTPLSPRKEYEVTDTIQTMINENWNFQAYELKGFWKDIAYTTDIEEAQKALSQTGIRQKD; from the coding sequence ATGAAAGCAATCGTACTTGCAGCTGGACTGGGAAAGAGACTAGCGACAATCACAGCTGACAAACCAAAAGTCCTAGTCAAAATCGGAGACAAAACCCTCATCGAACACAACCTAGCCAAACTGCGAAGCCTAGGCATAAAACAAATCGCTGTAGTCATCGGCTACAAAGGCGAAATGGTCAAAGAGATCATCGGCGACACCGTGGACTACTACGAGCAGGAAGAACGACTGGGAACAGCACACGCATTCTATCAGGCTAAAAACTTCGTCGACGAACCCTTCTTCCTAGGCATAAACGGCGACATGTTCTTCACAGACCCACTCACCAAATTCATCAAACTCAAACCACCCGGCATAGCCGTCTACCGAGTCCAAGACTCAAGCAGATACGGCAAATTCGAAATCAAAAACGGCAAAGTCGTCTCAATCAGAGAAAAAGCAGCAGAGACAAAACCAGGATTCATCAACGCTGGCGTCTACCTATTCCCAAAAGAACTCTTCACCTACACCGAAAAAACACCACTCAGCCCAAGAAAAGAATACGAAGTAACCGACACCATCCAAACCATGATCAACGAAAACTGGAACTTCCAAGCCTACGAACTAAAAGGTTTCTGGAAAGACATAGCCTACACCACAGACATAGAAGAGGCGCAGAAAGCCCTAAGTCAGACAGGAATCAGGCAAAAAGACTAA
- the hutU gene encoding urocanate hydratase: protein MTKLEVTKPLRHISGSELHCRNWQIEGILRMLYNMVDPEVAKDPENLIVYGGTGKAARNWECFHAIADTLQSLEADETMLVQSGKPVAVFRTHEWAPRALIVNCMLVPKWATWEYFYELEEKGLIMFGQMTAGSWAYIGTQGILQGTYETLAAVAKEHFKGSLKGRVVLSAGLGEMGGAQPLAVTMNDGIALVVEIDKRAIDRRLKHGYLEMWTDDLDEAVDIAKQAKEEGSPKSVGLLGNAAEVLPDLVRRGFVPDVVMDQTSAHDPLNGYYPAGLSKEDADKLRQKDQASYIKRAKQSMAAHVKAMVQMMEKGAVAFEYGNNLRQQALDAGYKDAFEFPGFVQRYIRPMFCEGRGPFRWNSLIDSKEDIYTLDDVVLKEFAYNKELCRWIEKAKEQVKFQGLPARVCWLGFGERAKFGKIINDMVSKGDLSGPVWIGRDHLDGGSVASPNRETEGMKDGSDAIADWPILNALLNAVAGATWVSVHHGGGVGLGYSIHAGMCLVADGTKEAEKRLVTVLTTDPGTAVVRHADAGYMKAQQIARQKQIKMPMLRDL, encoded by the coding sequence ATGACGAAGCTTGAGGTTACGAAGCCGTTGAGGCATATTTCTGGTTCTGAATTGCATTGTCGGAATTGGCAGATTGAGGGCATTTTGCGCATGTTGTATAATATGGTTGATCCTGAGGTGGCGAAGGATCCGGAGAACCTGATTGTTTACGGCGGAACGGGTAAGGCTGCGCGTAACTGGGAGTGCTTTCATGCTATTGCTGATACGTTGCAGAGTCTTGAGGCTGATGAGACTATGCTTGTGCAGAGTGGTAAGCCTGTGGCTGTGTTTCGGACGCATGAGTGGGCGCCTCGGGCTTTGATTGTGAATTGTATGTTGGTGCCGAAGTGGGCTACCTGGGAGTATTTTTACGAGTTGGAGGAGAAAGGCTTGATTATGTTTGGGCAGATGACGGCTGGTTCGTGGGCTTACATTGGCACGCAGGGCATTTTGCAGGGCACGTATGAAACGTTGGCTGCGGTGGCGAAGGAGCATTTTAAGGGCAGTTTGAAGGGCAGGGTGGTGTTGAGTGCAGGGCTTGGTGAGATGGGAGGAGCTCAACCGTTAGCGGTTACCATGAACGATGGCATCGCGCTAGTTGTGGAAATAGACAAGAGAGCAATTGACCGCAGGTTGAAGCATGGCTACTTGGAGATGTGGACTGATGATTTGGATGAAGCCGTTGACATAGCTAAGCAGGCGAAGGAAGAAGGCTCGCCTAAGAGTGTGGGTTTGCTGGGCAATGCGGCTGAGGTGCTTCCTGATCTGGTTCGCCGTGGCTTCGTGCCTGATGTGGTTATGGATCAGACTTCGGCTCATGACCCGTTGAATGGTTATTATCCTGCTGGCTTGTCTAAAGAGGATGCAGATAAACTGCGCCAGAAAGACCAAGCGAGTTACATTAAGAGGGCTAAGCAGAGTATGGCTGCGCATGTTAAGGCTATGGTTCAGATGATGGAGAAGGGCGCGGTGGCGTTTGAGTATGGTAATAATTTGAGGCAGCAGGCTTTGGACGCGGGATACAAGGACGCCTTCGAGTTCCCAGGCTTTGTGCAGCGGTATATTAGACCGATGTTTTGTGAGGGGCGTGGACCCTTCAGGTGGAACAGCCTCATCGACAGCAAAGAGGACATTTACACTTTGGACGATGTTGTTTTGAAGGAGTTTGCTTACAACAAGGAGCTCTGCAGGTGGATAGAGAAGGCGAAGGAGCAGGTGAAGTTTCAGGGCTTGCCTGCCCGTGTTTGCTGGCTTGGGTTCGGCGAACGAGCCAAGTTTGGCAAAATCATCAATGACATGGTCAGTAAAGGCGACTTGAGTGGACCGGTGTGGATTGGGCGGGATCATTTGGACGGTGGCAGCGTGGCTTCGCCTAACCGTGAAACAGAGGGCATGAAAGACGGCAGCGACGCCATAGCTGACTGGCCCATACTGAATGCGTTGTTGAACGCGGTTGCGGGCGCCACGTGGGTTTCAGTTCATCATGGAGGCGGCGTGGGCTTGGGCTACAGCATACATGCGGGCATGTGTCTAGTGGCAGATGGAACAAAGGAAGCAGAAAAACGACTGGTTACTGTCTTGACAACTGACCCGGGGACAGCCGTCGTACGTCATGCAGACGCAGGCTACATGAAAGCACAACAAATAGCCAGACAAAAACAAATCAAAATGCCCATGCTAAGAGACCTTTAA
- a CDS encoding class I SAM-dependent methyltransferase → MKPWNQKQRIMRRYNQSAHTYDTQYHEEQEAKITTIMHNIHLKHNSTVLDAGCGTGILLKHLTDTVKLIVGIDISRNLLKKAREKAQHYQNVALVLADADNQPFPQHTFDAAFAVTLLQNTPSPKATLTEIQRVSKQNAMIAVTGLRKKFTQNGFLELLNQAGLTIDSLKQDKHNREYVGTCHKTQS, encoded by the coding sequence ATGAAACCATGGAACCAGAAACAACGCATAATGCGCCGCTACAACCAATCAGCCCACACCTACGACACACAATACCACGAGGAACAGGAAGCCAAAATCACAACTATCATGCACAACATACACTTAAAACACAACAGCACAGTCCTAGACGCAGGCTGCGGCACAGGCATACTCCTCAAACACCTCACAGACACAGTGAAACTCATCGTAGGCATAGACATCTCCCGAAACCTACTCAAAAAAGCCAGAGAAAAAGCACAACACTACCAAAACGTGGCACTCGTCCTAGCCGACGCGGACAACCAACCCTTCCCACAACACACATTCGACGCCGCCTTCGCAGTCACACTACTACAAAACACACCAAGCCCCAAGGCAACACTGACCGAAATCCAGAGAGTCAGCAAACAGAATGCAATGATTGCAGTAACAGGGCTGAGGAAAAAATTCACCCAGAACGGTTTCCTAGAGCTACTTAACCAAGCTGGCTTAACAATCGACTCGCTCAAACAGGACAAACACAACAGAGAATACGTGGGCACATGCCACAAAACACAGAGTTAA
- a CDS encoding CorA family divalent cation transporter: MITCIDLVDNSEKKLKPEDLTTLELSNVWLQLEQPTKEELDAVSEKSGIDINFMQVREAVQNIGLRWEQDWGIINFGVISEIVDAKRVFPIIIAFSKDFMITVETGEYKGIIDLAKARMSKTKADPPAITVYYILDEMISNNFSHLEKLEGVIANLEEEIMEKPEPTTVRKLFKLKSRMVSFNKILWYERGLVFNLRKAETACMSAKARSHFDTAHEYLTRQIDIVETYREIMTDAINVYLSAISNRINSAIKALTVVIFYLTIVTTITSFPNTVATFFGISQFGNTNAVVVFSVLALSVVLPLLWLWRRKWIRLDEQSASA, translated from the coding sequence ATGATAACGTGTATTGATCTTGTTGACAATTCTGAAAAGAAGCTGAAACCAGAGGATTTGACGACTCTGGAGTTGTCGAATGTTTGGTTGCAGCTTGAGCAGCCTACAAAGGAGGAATTGGATGCTGTTTCAGAAAAGTCCGGAATAGACATCAACTTCATGCAGGTCAGAGAGGCAGTTCAGAATATTGGTTTGAGGTGGGAGCAGGATTGGGGAATAATCAACTTTGGGGTTATTTCGGAGATTGTTGATGCAAAGAGAGTTTTTCCGATAATTATCGCGTTTTCAAAAGACTTCATGATCACGGTGGAGACCGGGGAATACAAGGGAATAATTGACTTGGCCAAGGCGAGGATGAGTAAGACTAAGGCTGATCCTCCGGCGATTACCGTATATTATATCTTGGACGAGATGATCTCAAACAATTTTTCTCATCTGGAAAAGCTTGAGGGCGTCATCGCCAATTTGGAAGAGGAGATTATGGAGAAACCTGAGCCAACTACGGTTAGGAAGTTGTTTAAGTTGAAGTCTAGGATGGTGAGTTTCAACAAGATCTTGTGGTATGAGAGAGGTCTCGTTTTCAACCTTAGGAAGGCTGAGACAGCGTGCATGTCTGCGAAGGCTAGGAGTCATTTTGATACGGCGCATGAGTACTTGACGAGGCAGATCGACATTGTTGAGACCTATAGGGAGATTATGACAGATGCGATCAACGTGTATCTTTCTGCGATTTCGAACAGGATTAACTCTGCCATTAAAGCTTTGACGGTTGTCATATTCTACTTGACTATCGTGACGACGATTACTTCGTTTCCGAACACGGTTGCAACTTTTTTTGGGATATCGCAGTTTGGGAATACGAATGCTGTGGTGGTCTTTAGCGTTTTGGCGCTTTCTGTGGTTCTGCCCTTGTTGTGGCTGTGGAGAAGAAAATGGATAAGACTAGATGAGCAATCGGCGTCCGCGTGA
- a CDS encoding TMEM175 family protein: MSGSPPIEKLTDVIFGFALAVGALSLTGAQPQTMSAMAGGLFMFGLSFVILVVVWWGHSDLMSKLGSGKSKVVVINIVLLFFVAVEPYLLNSLNFGLALFSLASTLYAVDMAFLMGISGVLCRILVTENEGTLSILAKRQVFLRVK; the protein is encoded by the coding sequence ATGTCTGGTTCGCCGCCGATTGAGAAGTTGACTGACGTGATTTTTGGTTTTGCGCTTGCGGTTGGTGCTCTTTCCTTAACTGGTGCTCAGCCTCAGACGATGTCGGCTATGGCGGGCGGCTTGTTCATGTTTGGTTTGAGTTTTGTGATTTTGGTTGTGGTGTGGTGGGGGCATAGTGATCTTATGTCTAAGCTTGGTTCAGGTAAGTCGAAGGTTGTTGTTATCAACATTGTGCTGTTGTTTTTTGTGGCTGTTGAGCCGTATTTGTTGAATTCTCTTAATTTTGGTTTGGCTCTTTTTTCATTGGCTTCAACTTTGTATGCGGTTGATATGGCTTTTCTTATGGGAATTTCCGGGGTTCTGTGTCGTATCTTGGTGACGGAGAATGAGGGAACTCTGTCAATCCTAGCTAAACGACAGGTTTTTCTACGAGTCAAATAA
- a CDS encoding 2-oxoacid:ferredoxin oxidoreductase subunit gamma: MRIEVRLAGFGGQGIIRAGLMLAMAACIHDNKNAVQTQSYGPESRGGSCKSEVVISDEEVDYPRVVEPDVLVVMSQEAFTTYAKTLKAGGTLLLDPDMVPRHEFKDGARVFKVPSTKMAEELGKTIVANVVMLGALIAVSQITTSEAFKNALLSNIPKGTEKLNLAAFEKGFEYGKKLLEGTN; the protein is encoded by the coding sequence GTGCGAATTGAAGTGAGATTGGCAGGCTTCGGTGGACAAGGCATAATCAGAGCTGGGTTAATGCTAGCCATGGCGGCGTGTATTCACGATAATAAGAATGCGGTGCAGACCCAGTCTTATGGTCCTGAGTCTCGGGGTGGCTCGTGTAAGTCTGAGGTAGTCATTTCTGATGAGGAGGTGGATTATCCCCGCGTGGTCGAGCCTGATGTTCTCGTGGTTATGTCGCAGGAAGCGTTCACAACTTATGCTAAAACGCTGAAGGCTGGGGGCACGCTTCTTTTAGATCCTGATATGGTGCCTCGACATGAGTTCAAAGACGGCGCGCGAGTTTTCAAGGTTCCATCAACGAAGATGGCTGAAGAGTTGGGCAAGACTATAGTGGCTAATGTGGTCATGTTGGGCGCTTTGATTGCTGTTTCACAAATTACGACTTCCGAAGCCTTCAAAAATGCGCTTCTGAGCAATATTCCGAAGGGCACTGAGAAGCTCAATTTGGCAGCGTTTGAGAAAGGCTTCGAGTACGGCAAAAAGCTTTTGGAAGGAACGAACTAA
- a CDS encoding GYD domain-containing protein has translation MLFVILAKFKKKPTKESIAENRKLSEKEAKEEGIKDVAVYWTLGKYDAVVVLEAPNVKAAMKAMIRRREFLSTETLVALPAEEARKLVE, from the coding sequence ATGCTCTTCGTTATATTGGCTAAATTCAAGAAGAAACCCACAAAAGAGTCCATTGCCGAAAACCGTAAACTCAGCGAAAAAGAAGCCAAAGAAGAAGGCATCAAAGACGTAGCCGTATACTGGACACTGGGCAAATACGACGCAGTCGTCGTATTAGAGGCTCCTAACGTGAAGGCAGCCATGAAAGCCATGATCCGAAGACGAGAATTCCTATCCACCGAGACCCTCGTGGCACTACCCGCAGAAGAAGCCAGAAAACTCGTTGAATAG
- a CDS encoding thiamine pyrophosphate-dependent enzyme, with translation MIEEELRHPYEKFLRRDRIPHIWCEGCGNGIILNCFARALDELNMDLDKVAVVSGIGCIGRISGYTNTDSFHTTHGRPIAFATGVKLANPDLTVAVISGDGDLFAIGGNHFIHAARRNLDIKVICANNFIYGMTGGQGGPTTPLETWTTTTPYGNIEQAFNLVHLAAACGAVYVARWTTLQTRWLTESIKKALQKEGFSFLEVISECPEIFGRYNKMETALKMMKWFREASVVQHFTDPAKAEVTPNRIVVGEFVDIEKPSYGQLLKGMKTKAASRKAGGGT, from the coding sequence ATGATCGAAGAGGAATTGAGGCACCCCTACGAGAAGTTTCTGCGCAGAGACCGCATACCGCATATCTGGTGTGAAGGCTGCGGCAACGGCATTATCCTGAACTGCTTTGCCCGCGCGCTCGACGAGTTAAACATGGATTTGGACAAAGTAGCTGTGGTCTCAGGAATAGGCTGTATAGGTCGGATTTCGGGTTACACAAACACTGACTCGTTTCACACTACCCATGGCAGACCCATAGCCTTCGCAACAGGCGTCAAACTTGCCAACCCAGATCTGACAGTCGCTGTCATCAGCGGCGATGGCGACCTCTTTGCGATAGGTGGCAACCATTTCATTCATGCCGCCCGGAGGAACTTGGACATTAAGGTCATTTGCGCCAATAACTTCATTTATGGCATGACTGGCGGGCAGGGTGGACCGACTACGCCGCTGGAAACGTGGACTACTACCACGCCTTATGGGAACATCGAGCAAGCTTTCAATCTGGTGCATTTGGCTGCAGCTTGTGGTGCAGTTTATGTTGCTCGTTGGACAACTCTTCAGACGCGGTGGTTGACAGAGTCCATCAAGAAGGCGTTGCAGAAGGAAGGTTTCTCGTTCTTAGAGGTCATTTCTGAATGCCCCGAGATCTTCGGTAGATACAACAAAATGGAAACAGCGCTTAAAATGATGAAGTGGTTCAGAGAAGCATCCGTGGTTCAGCATTTCACTGACCCAGCTAAGGCTGAGGTCACGCCTAATCGCATAGTCGTCGGTGAATTCGTGGACATTGAAAAACCGAGCTATGGTCAACTGCTGAAAGGCATGAAAACGAAGGCAGCCTCGAGAAAGGCGGGCGGAGGGACCTAA
- a CDS encoding phosphomannomutase/phosphoglucomutase, whose protein sequence is MPKTTVPMHIFRAYDIRGIYQKDLTPKTAETIGKAFGTYLGTNKNLAAARDIRIGGEPLKNAMTRGLTSTGSNIVDYGITTTPVFYFGIAHQNRDGGAMTTASHNPPEWNGFKLCRENGTIIGQGSGTEKIQQIITEGKFTESRIKGKVESYEGIIDEYSNFVLDKIHIERKLNIVLDTGNSVSALVAPQLFLKTGCKTKVINQKLNGTFPSHPPEPTETALQQLITEVKKTHADLGVGYDGDGDRAVFIDDKGRLLTGDYSSIIFARNLITKNNKKVVIDVSCSTALESAIKAANGTPLIERIGRPFMMTRVLHEKAVFGGERSGHFYFPHIYGLDDGTFASLKMAEILSKSDTPLSKIIDQIQKRYAHTINVPFPDEKKFQTIARLKPKLENMGFTMLDIDGVKAQNKTGWVLLRPSNTEPIIRIFAEAKTQNRLNQLMNLAQKMLTEEAEHTK, encoded by the coding sequence ATGCCAAAAACCACCGTGCCCATGCACATCTTCCGCGCCTACGACATACGCGGCATCTACCAAAAAGACCTCACACCAAAAACAGCAGAAACCATCGGAAAAGCCTTCGGCACATACCTAGGCACCAACAAAAACCTAGCCGCCGCCCGAGACATACGCATCGGCGGCGAACCCCTCAAAAACGCCATGACTAGGGGCTTAACATCCACAGGCAGCAACATTGTGGACTATGGAATAACCACCACGCCCGTATTCTACTTCGGCATAGCCCACCAAAACCGCGACGGCGGAGCCATGACAACCGCCTCACACAACCCACCAGAATGGAACGGCTTCAAACTCTGCCGCGAAAACGGCACAATCATCGGACAAGGATCAGGCACCGAAAAAATACAACAAATAATCACAGAGGGAAAATTCACAGAATCACGCATTAAGGGAAAAGTCGAATCTTATGAGGGCATCATCGATGAATACAGCAACTTCGTCCTAGACAAAATCCACATCGAAAGAAAACTCAACATAGTCCTAGACACCGGAAACAGCGTATCAGCCCTCGTAGCACCACAACTCTTCCTAAAAACCGGATGCAAAACCAAAGTCATAAACCAAAAACTCAACGGCACCTTCCCCTCACACCCACCCGAACCAACAGAAACAGCACTACAACAACTAATAACCGAAGTCAAAAAAACCCACGCAGACCTAGGCGTAGGATACGACGGCGACGGCGACAGAGCAGTATTCATCGACGACAAAGGCCGACTACTCACAGGCGACTACTCATCCATAATCTTCGCACGAAACCTCATAACCAAAAACAACAAAAAAGTCGTCATCGACGTAAGCTGCTCAACCGCCCTCGAAAGCGCCATCAAAGCAGCAAACGGCACACCACTCATCGAACGCATAGGACGCCCCTTCATGATGACCCGAGTCCTACACGAAAAAGCAGTCTTCGGCGGCGAACGAAGCGGACACTTCTACTTCCCACACATCTACGGCCTCGACGACGGAACCTTCGCCAGCCTAAAAATGGCAGAAATCCTGTCAAAAAGCGACACGCCGCTCTCAAAAATAATCGACCAAATCCAAAAACGCTACGCCCACACAATCAACGTGCCATTCCCAGACGAGAAAAAATTCCAAACCATAGCGCGGCTCAAACCGAAACTCGAAAACATGGGCTTCACCATGCTCGACATCGACGGAGTCAAAGCACAGAACAAAACAGGCTGGGTACTACTAAGACCATCCAACACAGAGCCAATCATACGCATATTCGCAGAAGCAAAAACCCAAAACAGACTAAACCAACTCATGAACCTAGCCCAAAAAATGCTAACCGAAGAGGCAGAACACACCAAATGA
- a CDS encoding 2-oxoacid:acceptor oxidoreductase subunit alpha → MTVATSVAPERSRVVRSGRRFMSGDIACAEGALAAGCRFFAGYPITPATEIAEHMSRRLPEIDGVYIQMEDEIASMAAIIGASYAGVKSMTATSGPGFSLMQENIGLAVMTETPCVVVNVMRGGPSTGQPTMPGQQDVMQARWGSHGDYEIIALAPSSVQEMFDLTVEAFNLAETYRVPTFVLADEIVGHMWERVNIPYEETIKIVNRKKPRDPPSSNFAPFKPDADLVPPMAIFGQGYHFHATGLTHDERGYPRTESVEAQTKLVQRLCNKIRKNKEKIIRVQQDMIEDAEVAVVAYGIAARAALSAVRKARTAGIKAGLLRPLTLWPFPDEQVGRVAKTVKAIVVPEMNCGQIVREVERAAKETPVVFLSKLGEEPHKPGEILEAMKEALK, encoded by the coding sequence ATGACGGTTGCTACATCGGTTGCACCTGAGAGATCCAGAGTCGTTCGGTCTGGACGGCGTTTCATGAGCGGCGACATCGCTTGCGCTGAAGGCGCTCTAGCCGCGGGTTGCAGATTTTTCGCAGGTTACCCCATTACACCGGCGACTGAGATTGCGGAGCATATGTCGCGTCGGTTACCTGAGATTGATGGGGTGTACATTCAGATGGAGGACGAAATCGCCTCGATGGCGGCTATTATTGGGGCATCTTATGCAGGAGTCAAGTCTATGACCGCCACATCGGGTCCAGGGTTCAGCCTAATGCAGGAAAACATCGGCTTAGCTGTGATGACGGAAACGCCATGCGTCGTTGTAAACGTGATGAGAGGCGGTCCAAGCACGGGTCAACCAACCATGCCTGGGCAACAGGATGTGATGCAAGCGCGTTGGGGTTCGCATGGAGACTACGAAATCATTGCCTTGGCGCCCTCTTCAGTTCAGGAAATGTTCGATTTAACCGTTGAAGCCTTTAATCTGGCTGAGACTTATCGCGTGCCAACTTTTGTGCTTGCCGACGAAATTGTGGGGCACATGTGGGAACGTGTGAACATCCCGTATGAGGAGACCATAAAAATCGTCAACCGCAAGAAGCCAAGAGACCCGCCATCTTCGAATTTTGCTCCGTTTAAGCCTGACGCTGATCTGGTTCCGCCCATGGCTATCTTTGGGCAAGGCTATCATTTTCACGCCACAGGATTAACTCATGATGAACGCGGTTATCCAAGAACTGAGAGCGTTGAGGCTCAAACAAAGCTTGTGCAGCGTCTCTGTAACAAGATTCGCAAAAACAAGGAAAAAATTATTCGAGTTCAGCAAGACATGATCGAAGACGCCGAAGTAGCTGTTGTCGCATATGGAATTGCGGCACGAGCTGCGTTGAGTGCCGTTCGAAAAGCCAGAACGGCGGGCATCAAAGCTGGGCTGCTGCGTCCCCTAACCTTATGGCCTTTTCCAGATGAACAAGTTGGTCGAGTTGCCAAGACAGTGAAGGCAATTGTGGTTCCAGAGATGAACTGCGGCCAAATCGTGCGTGAAGTCGAGCGGGCGGCTAAAGAAACGCCTGTGGTCTTCTTATCGAAGTTGGGCGAGGAGCCACACAAGCCCGGAGAAATCCTAGAGGCTATGAAAGAGGCGTTGAAATGA
- a CDS encoding transcription factor, translating into MSTHSIGRGASKLFFVDGETLKKVAALFGEDAVRVVEVLQGVHEITDIEIANKTQIQLKIVRKALYRLYDHSLVALRQSRDKETGWFIFNWRLQPDQLEGFIVNQKRHVLEKLDIRLEYEKSHEFYTCQTPGCKRFTFEEAFELLFKCPTCNKPMAHLNNDLIVEALTRKIEQIKVS; encoded by the coding sequence TTGTCTACACACAGTATAGGCAGAGGCGCTTCAAAACTGTTCTTTGTAGATGGCGAGACGCTAAAGAAAGTGGCTGCGTTGTTCGGCGAGGACGCCGTTAGAGTAGTTGAGGTCCTCCAAGGGGTTCACGAGATTACAGATATTGAGATAGCGAACAAAACCCAAATACAACTCAAAATAGTTCGTAAGGCGCTTTACAGACTCTACGACCATTCCCTCGTTGCTCTCAGACAATCCCGCGACAAAGAAACAGGTTGGTTTATCTTCAACTGGAGACTCCAACCCGACCAGCTGGAAGGCTTCATCGTAAACCAAAAGCGCCATGTTCTGGAAAAACTGGACATCCGGCTTGAATATGAGAAAAGCCACGAGTTCTACACCTGCCAAACGCCAGGCTGCAAGCGATTCACCTTCGAAGAGGCATTTGAGCTTCTCTTCAAATGTCCCACCTGCAACAAACCAATGGCGCACCTCAACAACGACTTGATCGTTGAGGCCCTAACCCGAAAAATTGAGCAGATAAAAGTTTCGTGA
- a CDS encoding metallophosphoesterase: MLVGIMSDTHDNLLMVDKAVRKLLDEKVELVLHAGDYVSPFVIPHFKPFRGKFIGVFGNNDGDHEFLKRRFAEFGLEIRGIFAEVNVGGLRVVLLHGGEPGGAPGPSELLRSLLSTKCYDVIVHGHVHEAKAYKKGNTLIVNPGEVCGYLTGESSVAVLDTKTMKARLVPLK, from the coding sequence GTGCTAGTGGGGATAATGTCGGATACGCATGACAATCTGCTCATGGTTGACAAGGCTGTAAGGAAGCTGCTTGACGAGAAAGTTGAGCTTGTTCTGCATGCTGGCGATTATGTGTCGCCTTTCGTTATACCCCACTTCAAGCCTTTCAGAGGGAAGTTCATCGGGGTATTCGGCAATAACGACGGCGACCACGAGTTTTTGAAGAGGCGCTTTGCAGAGTTCGGCTTAGAAATCAGAGGCATATTTGCTGAAGTCAACGTGGGCGGTCTGCGTGTTGTTTTGCTGCATGGAGGTGAGCCTGGAGGCGCTCCGGGGCCGTCTGAACTTCTGCGTTCTTTGCTTTCGACCAAGTGCTATGATGTGATTGTTCATGGGCATGTTCATGAGGCTAAGGCGTACAAGAAAGGCAATACTTTGATAGTAAATCCTGGTGAAGTGTGTGGTTACCTAACTGGCGAATCGTCAGTTGCTGTTCTGGACACTAAGACTATGAAGGCAAGACTAGTTCCATTAAAATGA